From Virgibacillus natechei, the proteins below share one genomic window:
- the veg gene encoding biofilm formation stimulator Veg: protein MAKTLIEIKQGLECQLGNRLKLKANGGRRKTIERSGILAEMYPSVFVVELDQDENAFERVSYSYADVLTETVELSFPDERTVALLMEQ, encoded by the coding sequence GTGGCTAAAACATTAATCGAAATTAAGCAAGGTCTTGAATGTCAACTTGGAAACCGTTTGAAATTGAAGGCCAACGGCGGACGAAGGAAGACCATTGAACGCTCAGGTATATTGGCGGAAATGTATCCTTCAGTTTTTGTTGTTGAGCTGGACCAAGACGAGAATGCCTTCGAACGTGTTTCATACAGCTATGCAGATGTTTTAACAGAAACAGTAGAATTAAGCTTCCCCGACGAGAGAACGGTAGCTTTACTCATGGAGCAGTAA
- a CDS encoding small, acid-soluble spore protein, alpha/beta type — protein sequence MARRRGVMSDHMKEEIAKELGFYDTVQQEGWGGIKSRDAGNMVKRAIEMAEQNMQKKDRP from the coding sequence ATGGCTAGACGTCGAGGTGTAATGTCAGACCATATGAAAGAAGAAATTGCCAAAGAGTTAGGATTTTACGACACGGTACAGCAGGAAGGCTGGGGAGGCATCAAATCCAGAGATGCCGGTAATATGGTGAAACGTGCAATAGAAATGGCCGAGCAAAATATGCAAAAAAAAGACAGACCCTAA
- the purR gene encoding pur operon repressor, translating into MKRSNRLVALTNFFLENPREHRQLPYFSEIYGSSKSSLSEDLDIINDVFKTESIGYLERNSGATGGVKYIPEFSLEKSVQFINELCHKLEDPTRILPGGYLYMSDILGDPRQTREIGRVFASAFSQREIDVVVTVATKGIPLAYAVASFLDVPVVIVRRDPKVTEGSSVSINYVSGSSRKIQTMVLPKRSLQEGANVCIIDDFMKAGGTITGMINLLEEFDANVKAIGVLAEADDDEEERVVDEYTSLVKIRNVDSKKKYIDVHSGNFIEI; encoded by the coding sequence ATGAAAAGAAGTAATCGATTAGTTGCATTAACTAACTTTTTTCTGGAAAATCCAAGGGAGCATAGACAGTTACCATATTTCTCTGAAATTTATGGGTCATCCAAGTCTTCCCTTAGTGAGGACTTGGATATTATTAACGATGTTTTCAAAACGGAATCGATAGGTTATTTGGAGCGAAACTCTGGAGCAACTGGTGGCGTTAAATATATTCCGGAATTTTCTCTTGAAAAAAGTGTTCAATTTATAAATGAGCTTTGCCATAAGTTAGAAGACCCGACTCGTATTCTTCCCGGAGGTTATCTCTACATGAGCGATATACTAGGTGATCCGAGGCAAACGAGAGAAATAGGTCGCGTCTTTGCATCAGCATTTTCTCAAAGAGAGATTGATGTGGTTGTAACGGTGGCTACGAAAGGGATTCCTTTAGCGTACGCTGTTGCCTCCTTCCTTGATGTTCCCGTTGTCATTGTTCGAAGAGACCCTAAGGTTACCGAAGGATCTTCTGTAAGTATTAATTATGTATCTGGTTCCTCCCGTAAAATTCAAACGATGGTATTGCCAAAACGCAGTCTGCAAGAAGGTGCAAATGTGTGTATCATTGATGATTTTATGAAAGCTGGCGGAACCATTACAGGAATGATTAATTTACTGGAAGAGTTTGACGCAAATGTCAAAGCAATTGGTGTACTGGCTGAAGCAGATGACGATGAAGAGGAACGCGTTGTAGACGAATATACTTCATTAGTCAAAATAAGGAATGTAGATAGTAAAAAGAAATATATAGATGTCCATTCTGGAAATTTTATCGAAATTTAA
- a CDS encoding ribose-phosphate diphosphokinase, which yields MASSYKDPSLKVFTLNSNRKLADEIAEHIGTPLGECTVKQFSDGEIQINIEESVRGHDVYVLQSTSSPVNQHIMELLIMIDALKRASARSINIVMPYYGYARQDRKARSREPITSKLVADLLETAGANRVITLDLHAPQIQGFFNVPIDHLQGVPILSDYFKEKGLEDIIIVSPDHGGVTRARKMADRLKAPIGIIDKRRPRPNVAEVMNVVGNIEGKTAILIDDIIDTAGTITLAANELIEKGAKEVYACCTHPVLSHPAVERINNSQIKELVVTNSIPLAEDKQSEKVKELSVAPLIGEAIIRVHELQSVSILFD from the coding sequence ATGGCGTCTAGCTATAAGGATCCATCTTTAAAAGTATTCACATTGAATTCAAACCGCAAGTTAGCAGATGAAATTGCGGAACATATTGGAACACCCCTTGGAGAGTGCACCGTTAAACAATTTAGTGACGGTGAAATTCAGATTAATATCGAAGAAAGTGTACGTGGACATGATGTATATGTTTTACAATCAACTTCTTCACCGGTTAATCAACATATTATGGAATTACTGATAATGATTGATGCATTAAAACGTGCTTCTGCAAGGTCTATTAATATTGTAATGCCGTATTATGGTTATGCGAGACAAGATAGAAAGGCTCGATCAAGAGAGCCGATTACTTCAAAACTAGTAGCGGATTTATTAGAGACTGCAGGGGCTAATCGGGTGATTACACTCGACTTACATGCTCCACAAATTCAAGGGTTCTTCAATGTGCCAATTGATCATCTTCAGGGTGTTCCTATTCTTTCTGACTACTTTAAGGAGAAAGGCCTTGAAGATATTATCATTGTGTCACCTGATCATGGTGGAGTTACACGTGCTAGGAAGATGGCCGATCGTTTGAAAGCGCCGATAGGTATTATTGATAAAAGACGCCCCCGTCCAAATGTTGCGGAAGTTATGAATGTTGTTGGTAATATCGAAGGCAAGACAGCGATTCTTATAGATGATATCATAGATACAGCTGGAACAATTACCTTAGCAGCTAATGAACTAATCGAAAAAGGGGCTAAAGAGGTTTACGCATGTTGTACCCATCCTGTATTATCCCATCCGGCAGTTGAACGAATTAACAACTCACAAATAAAAGAGTTGGTTGTGACCAATTCGATACCATTAGCAGAGGATAAACAAAGTGAAAAGGTTAAAGAATTGTCTGTTGCCCCGCTTATCGGTGAAGCAATCATACGTGTCCACGAGCTACAGTCCGTAAGTATCTTATTTGATTAA
- the glmU gene encoding bifunctional UDP-N-acetylglucosamine diphosphorylase/glucosamine-1-phosphate N-acetyltransferase GlmU, producing the protein MMRRYAVILAAGQGTRMKSKLYKVLHPVLGRPMVQHVIDQIKAVKVDKTVTVVGHGAEKVSEHIGNDTEFVIQGEQLGTGHAVMQAEDLLKDKHGTTIVVCGDTPLITTETYQALFAHHENEGASATILTAKAEDPTGYGRVIRNEADEVERIVEHKDASGAERLVDEINTGTYCFDNQALFAALKEVSNDNVQGEYYLPDVIEILRNKKEKVTASLTPDFEETLGVNDRVALAQAEKIMKKRINEKHMRNGVAISDPDNTYIHPGVVIEQDAVIHPGTHITGGSTVKMDAEIGPNSEVDNCYVGIGSVVKQSVATNSKIGDRVNVGPFAHIRPESAIGDDAKVGNFVEIKKTVIGEGSKVPHLSYMGDAQVGSNVNVGCGTITVNYDGKNKYVTTIEDDSFIGCNSNLIAPVTIGKGSYVAAGSTITKDVPTESLSVARARQTNKEGYATRLKNRQKD; encoded by the coding sequence ATGATGAGACGTTATGCTGTCATTCTAGCAGCAGGGCAAGGAACCAGGATGAAATCGAAGCTCTATAAGGTGCTCCACCCCGTTTTGGGTAGACCGATGGTGCAGCATGTTATCGATCAGATAAAAGCAGTGAAGGTAGATAAAACGGTTACAGTTGTTGGTCATGGTGCCGAAAAAGTAAGCGAACATATTGGCAATGACACGGAATTCGTTATACAAGGGGAACAACTCGGAACAGGGCATGCTGTGATGCAAGCTGAAGATTTGTTAAAAGATAAGCATGGGACAACAATTGTTGTTTGTGGGGATACGCCATTAATTACAACTGAAACCTATCAAGCTCTCTTTGCTCATCATGAGAATGAAGGAGCTAGTGCTACTATTTTAACAGCGAAAGCAGAGGATCCTACAGGATATGGAAGAGTCATCCGTAATGAAGCGGATGAGGTCGAACGTATTGTAGAGCATAAAGATGCGAGTGGAGCGGAGAGGCTAGTAGATGAGATTAATACTGGTACATATTGCTTTGATAATCAAGCTCTGTTCGCAGCGTTGAAAGAAGTATCAAATGATAATGTTCAAGGTGAATATTATTTACCTGATGTGATAGAAATTTTACGTAATAAAAAGGAAAAGGTGACCGCTTCCCTAACACCTGATTTTGAAGAAACGTTAGGGGTGAATGACCGTGTAGCGTTGGCTCAAGCTGAGAAAATAATGAAAAAACGTATTAATGAGAAACATATGCGTAACGGTGTAGCGATTAGTGATCCAGATAATACGTATATTCATCCTGGTGTTGTAATTGAACAGGATGCAGTTATTCATCCAGGCACGCATATAACAGGGGGTTCGACGGTCAAAATGGATGCTGAAATTGGTCCGAACAGCGAGGTCGACAACTGTTATGTTGGCATCGGTTCAGTTGTCAAGCAGAGTGTCGCAACGAATAGTAAAATTGGTGACCGTGTAAATGTTGGGCCATTTGCTCATATTCGACCGGAATCTGCAATCGGCGATGACGCTAAAGTTGGTAACTTCGTAGAAATTAAAAAGACAGTAATTGGGGAAGGTAGCAAGGTTCCCCATTTAAGTTATATGGGTGATGCACAAGTTGGAAGCAATGTGAATGTCGGATGTGGTACAATTACAGTGAACTATGATGGAAAAAATAAATATGTAACAACCATTGAAGATGATTCATTTATTGGTTGTAATTCCAATTTAATTGCCCCAGTAACAATAGGAAAGGGCTCCTATGTTGCTGCAGGATCAACGATTACGAAGGATGTCCCTACAGAGTCGCTATCCGTTGCCAGAGCAAGACAAACGAATAAAGAAGGATACGCTACAAGACTTAAAAACAGACAAAAAGATTAA
- the yabG gene encoding sporulation peptidase YabG → MDFTTGELVTRKSYNNDLLFRVALVKDDIAKLHGEYTRLEADSPFEDLTQVQSRELEKRRKKGKEQEEFSYRLFRQDYQLMREKREYESTDGYHSDVSYFQLPTKVLHLDGDQNYLRKCIELYERMGMQVHGVHLYERDMPLEIGDLIDRIQPDIIVITGHDSFSKNKGIKGDLRAYRNSKYFAETVREARRKNPHMDQLVIFAGACQSHFESMIRSGANYASSPLRINIHALDPVYIAAKIAYTPFMEKVNVWDALRNTLTGDKGMGGIETRGLLRTGMPYIKEESEESTN, encoded by the coding sequence ATGGACTTTACAACCGGCGAACTAGTAACACGTAAATCATATAATAATGACCTGCTTTTCCGAGTGGCTTTAGTGAAAGATGATATTGCTAAATTACATGGGGAGTACACTCGATTAGAGGCAGATTCTCCTTTTGAAGATCTTACTCAGGTGCAATCAAGGGAATTAGAAAAGAGACGCAAAAAAGGTAAGGAACAAGAGGAGTTTTCCTACCGTTTGTTTAGGCAAGATTACCAATTAATGCGGGAAAAGCGAGAATATGAATCAACAGATGGCTATCATAGCGATGTTTCGTATTTTCAATTACCTACTAAGGTGCTTCATTTAGATGGGGATCAAAACTATTTGCGAAAATGTATTGAATTATACGAACGGATGGGTATGCAAGTACATGGTGTGCATTTATATGAAAGGGATATGCCGCTTGAAATAGGAGATTTGATTGACAGAATACAACCAGACATCATTGTGATAACGGGGCATGATTCTTTCTCAAAGAATAAAGGAATAAAAGGCGACCTCCGTGCTTATCGAAATTCCAAATACTTTGCGGAAACGGTTAGAGAAGCAAGGCGGAAGAACCCTCATATGGATCAGCTTGTTATATTTGCAGGAGCATGCCAATCTCATTTTGAATCCATGATACGTTCTGGAGCCAATTATGCCAGTTCTCCATTACGAATTAATATTCATGCGCTCGATCCCGTATATATCGCAGCAAAAATTGCTTACACACCATTCATGGAGAAAGTGAATGTCTGGGATGCGCTGCGGAATACATTAACCGGTGATAAAGGAATGGGAGGGATAGAAACAAGAGGACTACTTCGAACGGGAATGCCATATATAAAAGAAGAGTCAGAGGAGTCAACTAATTAA
- the spoVG gene encoding septation regulator SpoVG: MEVTDVRLRRVNTEGRMRAIASITLDEEFVVHDIRVIDGNNGLFVAMPSKRTPDGEFRDIAHPINSGTRAKIQDAVLEEYRRVGKTEEEYEEAGAS; the protein is encoded by the coding sequence ATGGAAGTAACTGACGTAAGATTACGCCGCGTTAATACAGAGGGAAGAATGCGAGCAATTGCATCGATTACATTGGATGAGGAGTTTGTTGTTCATGATATCCGCGTTATCGACGGAAACAATGGACTATTTGTAGCAATGCCATCCAAACGTACCCCTGATGGTGAATTTAGGGATATTGCACATCCGATTAATTCGGGTACTCGTGCAAAGATACAAGATGCTGTGTTAGAGGAGTATCGTCGTGTAGGGAAAACGGAAGAGGAATACGAAGAAGCGGGTGCTTCCTAA
- the ispE gene encoding 4-(cytidine 5'-diphospho)-2-C-methyl-D-erythritol kinase has translation MALFEKAPAKINLSLDVLSKRDDGYHNVEMIMTTIDLADRIKMYSIESDRIEIYLESRFVPSDERNLAYKAADAFKKKYGIKKGVHIHIEKSIPVSAGLGGGSTDAAAVLRGLNRLWSLNIPLEDLAALGATIGSDVPFCVYGNTAIAKGRGEIIEKLASPPSCWVVLAKPDIGVSTWTIFQRINIDKLSHPNNDALIDALHHKNFFKMCANVGNVLEDITLTIYPEVQRIKDKMAEAGATGVLMSGSGPTVYSLIEQQSKAQRIYNGMRGFCEEVYLVRILG, from the coding sequence ATGGCTCTTTTTGAAAAAGCACCGGCAAAAATTAACTTATCCCTTGATGTGCTGAGTAAACGAGATGATGGTTATCATAATGTAGAAATGATCATGACGACGATTGACTTAGCAGATCGCATTAAAATGTACTCCATTGAATCGGATCGGATCGAGATTTATTTGGAGAGCAGATTCGTGCCAAGTGATGAGCGAAATTTGGCGTATAAAGCTGCTGATGCTTTTAAAAAAAAATACGGAATTAAAAAGGGGGTACATATTCATATTGAAAAGAGTATCCCTGTGTCGGCTGGTCTTGGTGGTGGCAGTACAGATGCTGCTGCTGTGTTGCGTGGACTAAATCGGCTATGGTCGCTGAACATTCCTCTTGAGGATTTAGCGGCACTTGGGGCAACGATTGGATCTGATGTGCCTTTTTGTGTGTATGGTAATACAGCAATCGCAAAAGGGCGTGGGGAAATTATTGAAAAATTAGCTTCACCTCCTTCCTGTTGGGTTGTTCTCGCAAAACCGGACATTGGCGTATCCACATGGACTATTTTTCAACGAATCAATATAGATAAACTCTCTCACCCAAATAATGATGCACTTATCGATGCACTTCATCATAAAAATTTCTTTAAAATGTGCGCAAATGTTGGGAATGTATTAGAAGATATTACGCTAACCATCTACCCAGAAGTTCAGCGGATTAAAGATAAAATGGCAGAAGCAGGGGCAACAGGTGTCCTTATGAGCGGAAGTGGGCCGACAGTGTACAGTTTAATTGAACAACAGAGTAAAGCGCAGCGTATTTATAATGGGATGCGTGGCTTCTGTGAAGAAGTTTATTTAGTACGTATATTAGGGTGA